A window from Halomicrobium urmianum encodes these proteins:
- a CDS encoding DUF7577 domain-containing protein — MVGQAELALRVGAAVFVIVAPTLLFLGLWRGLDALRDDELVEMAREQGYLESSPSPTDVTADLLPTDPGTDTVVCETCGTDNLAEAKYCQGCLRELPGES; from the coding sequence ATGGTCGGGCAGGCCGAACTCGCGCTGCGCGTCGGGGCTGCCGTGTTCGTCATCGTCGCGCCCACGCTGCTCTTCCTGGGCCTCTGGCGCGGCCTCGACGCCCTGCGCGACGACGAACTCGTCGAGATGGCCCGTGAGCAGGGCTATCTGGAGTCCTCGCCCAGCCCCACCGACGTGACCGCCGATCTACTCCCGACTGACCCGGGAACTGACACCGTCGTCTGCGAGACCTGCGGGACCGACAACCTCGCGGAAGCGAAGTACTGCCAGGGGTGTCTGCGGGAGTTGCCGGGCGAGAGTTAG